The Musa acuminata AAA Group cultivar baxijiao chromosome BXJ1-3, Cavendish_Baxijiao_AAA, whole genome shotgun sequence genome window below encodes:
- the LOC135635485 gene encoding glutamate synthase [NADH], amyloplastic-like isoform X2: MVHSRFSTNTFPSWDRAQPMRVLGHNGEINTLRGNVNWMKAREGLLKCRELDLSRNDMEKLLPIVDASSSDSGAFDGVLELLVRAGRSLPEAVMMMIPEAWQNENNMDPDKKALYEYFSALMEPWDGPALISFTDGHYLGATLDRNGLRPGRFYITHSGRVIMASEVGVVDISPADVSRKGRLNPGMMLLVDFENHTVVDDEKLKKQYSQARPYREWLKRQKISLEEIVNSYPKSDRIPPSIFGTAPAQNHDENMENMGICGLLAPLKAFGYTTEALDMLLLPMAKDATEALGSMGNDAPLAVMSNREKLSFEYFKQMFAQVTNPPIDPIREKIVTSMECMIGPEGDLTETTEEQCHRLSLEGPLLSIDEMQAIKKMNYRGWRSKVLDITYPKKHGRKGLEETLDRICLEACDAIHGGYTTLVLSDRGFSSDRVAVSSLLAVGAVHQHLVSTLERTRIGLLVESAEPREVHHFCTLVGFGADAICPYLAIETIWRLKIDGKISPRADGKFHSREDLVKRYFKASNYGMMKVLAKMGISTLASYKGAQIFEALGLSSEVIQKCFKGTPSRVEGATFEMLAGDALRLHELAFPTRVLPLGSAEALALPNPGDYHWRKGGEVHLNDPLAIAKLQEAARANSVAAYKEYSRCIQELNKTCNLRGMLKFKDVCAKIALDEVEPASEIVKRFCTGAMSYGSISLETHTTLAIAMNKIGGKSNTGEGGEQPSRMKPYSDGSMNLERSAIKQVASGRFGVTSYYLTNADELQIKMAQGAKPGEGGELPGHKVIGDIAVTRNSIAGVGLISPPPHHDIYSIEDLAQLIHDLKNSNPGARISVKLVSEAGVGVIASGAVKGHADHVLISGHDGGTGASRWTGIKNAGLPWELGLAETHQTLVANDLRGRTVLQTDGQLKTGRDVAIAALLGAEEFGFSTAPLITLGCIMMRKCHQNTCPVGIATQDPVLRKKFAGEPQHVINFFFMLAEEVREIMSQLGFRTINEMVGRVDMLEIDKELIKGNEKLGNINLSLLLRPAADIRPAAAQYCIQKQDHGLEMAIDQELISLSKVALEKGLPVYIEKPICNVNRAVGTMLSHEVTKHYQLNGLPSDTIHIKLVGSAGQSLGAFLCPGITLELEGDSNDYVGKGLSGGKIIVYPPRESQFDPKENIVIGNVALYGATSGEAYFSGMAAERFCVRNSGARTVVEGVGDHGCEYMTGGIVVILGKTGRNFAAGMSGGIAYVSDVDGMFHTRCNLELVDLEKVEDEEDITTLRMMIQQHQRHTSSVLAREVLCNFGALLPKFVKVFPRDYKRVLQKFKIEQVAKEAKEQEEKEMMEKDAFEELKKLATVSLNGKKAEELAAPKRPTLVDNAVKHRGFIAYERQGISYRDPNDRIKDWKEVFMESKPGPLMKTQSARCMDCGTPFCHQETSGCPLGNKIPEFNELVHQNRWREAVDRLLETNNFPEFTGRVCPAPCEGSCVLGIIENPVSIKSIECAIIDKAFEEGWMVPRPPQQRTGKRVAIVGSGPAGLAAADQLNKMGHLATVYERADRIGGLMMYGVPNMKADKVGIVQRRVDLMTAEGVKFVVNANVGIDPTYSLNRLRGENDAIVLACGATKPRDLPVPGRELSGIHFAMEFLHANTKSLLDSNLRDGKYLSAKGKKVIVIGGGDTGTDCVATSIRHGCNNMINLELLSKPPQERAPGNPWPQWPRIFRVDYGHQEASVKFRKDPRCYEVLTKRFVGDENGAVKGLETVRVHWERDSSGKFQFDEIKGSEEMIEADLVLLAMGFLGPESTIADQLGLERDNRSNFKADYGRFLTSVEGVFAVGDCRRGQSLVVWAINEGRQAASQIDKYLMLLASRETPSKKLSA, encoded by the exons ATG GTACACTCACGATTTTCCACAAATACCTTCCCTAGTTGGGATCGTGCACAACCGATGCGTGTTCTGGGTCACAATGGAGAAATCAACACATTGCGAGGAAATGTAAATTG GATGAAGGCACGGGAAGGTCTTTTAAAGTGCAGGGAACTAGACTTATCAAGGAATGATATGGAGAAACTTCTACCCATTGTTGACGCTAGCTCATCAGATTCTG GGGCATTTGATGGTGTTCTTGAACTTTTGGTCCGTGCTGGTAGAAGTCTACCCGAAGCTGTTATGATGATGATACCTGAGGCATGGCAAAATGAAAACAACATGGACCCCGATAAAAAGGCTCTGTATGAATATTTCTCTGCCCTCATGGAGCCCTGGGATGGACCTGCTCTTATATCTT TTACGGATGGTCACTATCTCGGAGCAACACTGGATCGTAATGGTCTGAGACCTGGTCGCTTTTACATCACACATAGTGGACGTGTTATCATGGCCAGTGAAGTAGGTGTCGTAGACATTAGTCCTGCAGATGTGTCGAGAAAAGGAAGGCTCAACCCTGGAATGATGCTTTTAGTGGATTTTGAAAATCATACCGTTGTTGATGATGAGAAATTGAAGAAGCAGTACTCACAAGCCAGACCATACAGGGAATGGCTTAAGAGACAAAAGATTTCTCTTGAAGAAATTGTCAATTCCTATCCTAAAAGTGATAGGATCCCTCCAAGCATATTTGGGACTGCACCA GCTCAAAATCATGATGAGAACATGGAGAATATGGGAATTTGTGGTCTTTTGGCCCCGCTTAAAGCCTTTGG CTACACTACTGAAGCTTTGGATATGCTGTTGTTGCCCATGGCAAAAGATGCCACTGAAGCTCTAGGTTCTATGGGAAATGATGCTCCCTTGGCTGTGATGTCGAACAGAGAAAAACTTTCCTTTGAGTACTTTAAGCAGATGTTTGCTCAAGTTACAAACCCTCCAATTGATCCAATTCGAGAGAAAATAGTTACATCTATGGAGTGCATGATTGGTCCAGAAGGCGATCTTACTGAAACCACTGAAGAGCAGTGTCATCGCCTCTCATTGGAAGGGCCTCTTTTATCCATTGATGAAATGCAAGCTATAAAAAAGATGAACTATAGAGGTTGGCGCAGCAAGGTGCTTGACATCACATATCCCAAAAAGCATGGTCGAAAGGGTTTAGAGGAAACCCTGGACAGGATTTGCTTGGAAGCTTGTGATGCAATTCATGGGGGCTATACAACTCTTGTACTGTCTGACAGAG GTTTTTCATCCGACCGTGTTGCGGTAAGTTCCCTCTTGGCAGTTGGTGCTGTTCATCAACATCTAGTCTCAACACTAGAGAGGACACGCATTGGATTGTTAGTGGAATCTGCAGAGCCACGTGAAGTGCATCATTTTTGTACTCTTGTTGGATTTGGTGCAGATGCTATCTGCCCATATTTGGCCATAGAGACAATTTGGCGATTGAAGATTGATGGAAAAATCTCTCCTAGAGCGGATGGCAAGTTTCATTCCCGAGAGGATCTTGTCAAGAGGTACTTCAAAGCAAGCAACTATGGAATGATGAAAGTTCTCGCCAAAATGGGAATATCCACTCTTGCATCTTACAAGGGAGCACAGATTTTTGAAGCTCTAGGTCTTTCTTCTGAGGTGATCCAGAAATGCTTCAAAGGAACACCAAGTAGAGTTGAAGGTGCAACATTTGAAATGCTTGCTGGGGATGCCCTTCGTCTTCATGAATTGGCATTTCCAACCAGAGTTTTGCCACTGGGAAGCGCAGAAGCATTGGCATTGCCTAATCCTGGGGATTACCACTGGAGAAAGGGAGGTGAAGTGCACCTTAATGACCCCCTTGCAATTGCTAAGTTACAGGAGGCGGCCAGAGCTAATAGTGTTGCAGCATACAAAGAATATTCTAGGTGTATACAGGAGCTGAACAAGACATGCAATTTGCGTGGTATGCTTAAGTTTAAAGATGTTTGTGCAAAGATTGCCTTGGATGAAGTGGAACCTGCTAGCGAGATTGTTAAGCGATTCTGCACTGGAGCTATGAGTTATGGTTCAATATCATTGGAAACGCACACTACTCTAGCTATCGCAATGAATAAGATTGGAGGAAAATCTAATACTG GAGAGGGAGGTGAGCAACCTTCTCGAATGAAGCCTTATTCAGATGGTTCCATGAATCTAGAGAGGAGTGCGATTAAACAAGTGGCAAGTGGCAGGTTTGGAGTGACAAGCTACTACCTAACCAATGCTGACGAACTCCAGATAAAGATGGCTCAG GGTGCCAAGCCtggtgaaggaggagaacttccaGGTCATAAAGTTATTGGCGATATTGCGGTCACGAGAAATTCCATTGCTGGTGTGGGCCTCATTAGTCCTCCTCCTCACCATGATATATATTCAATTGAGGACCTTGCACAACTTATTCATGACCTTAAG aaCTCAAATCCAGGTGCTCGAATCAGTGTTAAACTAGTGTCTGAGGCTGGCGTTGGAGTAATTGCTAGTGGAGCTGTGAAAGGGCATGCGGACCATGTTTTGATTTCTGGCCATGATGGAGGCACCGGAGCTTCTCGTTGGACTGGAATTAAAAATGCAGGGCTTCCTTGGGAGCTGGGGTTGGCAGAGACACATCAGACTCTAGTTGCAAATGACCTCCGTGGCCGAACAGTCCTGCAAACTGATGGCCAGTTGAAAACAGGCAGAGATGTTGCAATTGCTGCTTTACTTGGTGCAGAGGAGTTTGGTTTCAGCACTGCACCTCTGATAACTCTTGGTTGCATTATGATGCGAAAATGCCACCAGAATACTTGCCCAGTTGGCATtgccactcaagatcctgtactTCGAAAAAAATTTGCTGGGGAACCTCAGCATGTCATAAACTTCTTTTTTATGCTGGCAGAGGAAGTCCGTGAGATCATGTCACAGCTGGGCTTCCGAACAATTAATGAAATGGTTGGTCGTGTTGACATGCTTGAGATTGATAAAGAGTTGATTAAGGGCAATGAAAAATTGGGAAATATCAATCTGTCATTGCTGCTTAGACCTGCAGCTGATATTCGACCTGCAGCTGCTCAATACTGCATTCAGAAACAGGATCATGGACTGGAGATGGCAATAGATCAGGAGCTTATCTCTCTATCAAAAGTTGCACTTGAAAAAGGCCTTCCTGTCTATATTGAAAAACCAATCTGTAATGTAAATCGTGCTGTTGGTACCATGCTTAGCCATGAAGTcactaaacattatcaattgaatGGGTTGCCTTCAGATACCATACATATTAAGCTGGTTGGAAGCGCTGGTCAAAGCCTAGGGGCCTTTCTATGCCCTGGAATCACCCTTGAGCTTGAAGGTGACAGCAATGACTATGTTGGGAAAGGATTATCCGGTGGCAAGATCATAGTATATCCTCCAAGAGAAAGCCAATTTGATCCAAAAGAAAATATTGTCATAGGAAATGTTGCATTATATGGAGCCACAAGCGGGGAGGCATATTTTAGTGGAATGGCAGCAGAAAGGTTCTGTGTCCGTAACTCAGGTGCTAGAACAGTTGTTGAAGGCGTTGGAGATCACGGGTGTGAGTATATGACTGGTGGTATTGTTGTTATTCTTGGAAAAACTGGGAGAAACTTTGCTGCAGGTATGAGCGGTGGAATCGCTTATGTTTCTGATGTCGATGGGATGTTTCACACAAGATGTAATCTTGAATTGGTCGATCTTGAAAAGGTTGAGGATGAGGAAGATATAACAACATTGAGAATGATGATACAGCAACATCAGCGTCATACGAGCAGTGTGTTAGCAAGAGAAGTCCTTTGCAACTTTGGCGCTTTGTTACCCAAGTTTGTGAAAGTATTTCCGAGAGACTACAAGAGAGTTCTTCAGAAATTTAAGATAGAGCAAGTTGCCAAAGAGGCCAaggaacaagaagaaaaagaaatgatgGAGAAGGATGCgtttgaagaactcaagaaattgGCAACAGTGTCTTTGAATGGGAAG AAGGCAGAAGAATTAGCTGCACCAAAAAGGCCAACGTTGGTTGATAATGCTGTCAAGCATCGAGGTTTTATTGCTTATGAGCGGCAGGGTATTTCATATAGGGACCCTAATGATCGAATTAAAGATTGGAAAGAAGTTTTCATGGAATCGAAGCCTGGACCACTAATGAAAACCCAATCTGCTCGCTGCATGGACTGTGGAACTCCTTTTTGTCATCAG GAGACTTCTGGGTGCCCTCTTGGGAATAAGATACCAGAATTTAATGAACTGGTCCATCAGAATAGGTGGCGTGAAGCTGTGGATCGGCTTTTGGAGACAAATAACTTCCCAGAATTTACTGGTCGAGTCTGCCCTGCTCCTTGTGAAGGATCATGTGTTCTCGGCATCATTGAGAATCCTGTATCTATTAAAAGCATAGAGTGTGCCATCATAGACAAGGCATTTGAAGAAGGATGGATGGTACCTCGTCCTCCACAACAGAGAACAGG AAAGAGAGTTGCCATTGTTGGTAGCGGTCCAGCTGGTCTTGCTGCTGCTGATCAGTTGAATAAAATGGGTCACTTGGCCACCGTTTATGAACGTGCTGACCGCATTGGTGGCCTAATGATGTATGGAGTTCCAAACATGAAGGCTGACAAGGTTGGGATTGTTCAGCGCCGTGTAGACCTAATGACTGCGGAAGGTGTTAAGTTTGTGGTCAATGCCAATGTTGGAATTGACCCCACGTACTCCCTCAACCGTCTTCGTGGTGAGAATGATGCAATTGTGTTGGCTTGTGGAGCTACAAAACCAAG GGATCTTCCTGTTCCTGGACGAGAGCTCTCTGGAATTCATTTTGCGATGGAGTTTCTTCATGCAAACACCAAAAGCTTGCTCGATAGCAATCTGCGGGATGGTAAATACTTATCTGCCAAGGGGAAGAAGGTGATTGTGATAGGTGGAGGAGATACAGGAACGGATTGTGTAGCGACATCCATCCGACATGGCTGCAACAACATGATAAATCTAGAACTCCTTTCTAAGCCACCTCAGGAAAGAGCACCGGGCAATCCGTGGCCCCAG TGGCCTCGTATTTTTCGAGTGGATTATGGTCACCAAGAAGCTTCAGTTAAGTTCAGAAAAGACCCACGATGCTATGAGGTCCTGACGAAGCGATTCGTGGGAGATGAAAATGGAGCTGTGAAAGGCCTAGAGACGGTACGCGTACACTGGGAACGGGATAGCAGTGGCAAATTCCAGTTTGATGAAATCAAGGGTTCGGAAGAGATGATAGAGGCCGACTTGGTTCTCTTAGCTATGGGTTTCCTTGGCCCTGAATCG ACAATTGCGGATCAGCTGGGTCTAGAGCGAGACAACAGGTCAAACTTCAAGGCTGACTATGGGCGTTTCTTGACCAGCGTCGAGGGGGTGTTTGCTGTAGGAGACTGCAGGAGGGGGCAGTCGCTCGTGGTTTGGGCAATCAACGAGGGCCGGCAAGCCGCCTCACAGATAGACAAATATCTGATGCTTCTTGCGAGTAGGGAGACTCCATCCAAAAAGTTGTCAGCGTAG